The genome window TTATTTTCTCAATATTTGCAGCTATACTCATTATGATAAAATTATTTTACAAATATGCACTAATTGCATTAGTAATTTCAATATCGGCTTGCGCACAAACCGAAACTAAGCCCAGTCCTTTCTTTGACAGGAAACAAATGGGCGATATAATAACCGATGTGCATTTGGCCGAAGCCAAAGTAAATGCCCTTGTTTTAAGTGGCGATACCTTAAATAAAAGCATGTTGGCTCACTACGATTTTATTTATAAAAAACACAATATAACCGAAAAGGCATTTAAAGATAATTATAACTATTATTTAGAAAACCCTGTTTTGTTGGATAGCGTGTATGCGGATGTGCTGGTTAATTGCGCACAAATGCAACTGGCTAAATAGTTGCCTTATAAGGCAGTATTGGTTTGGTAGTTTTGGTGCAAAAAGGTTTTCATTTTATCAAAAGCCCTTGCCCGGTGGCTAATGGTATTTTTTTCGCTTAATTCCATTTGTGCCAGCGTTCTGTTTTGGTCAACAGGCATAAAAACAGGGTCGTACCCAAAGCCATTGCTTCCAATTTTTTCGGTAATAATGTTTCCGTGTAAAGTGCCTTCAAACAAAAACTCCTTACCTTCAATAATAAGGGCTATAATGGTTACAAACCTGGCCGAGCGGTCCGTTTCAGTAGCCAGATTTTTTAGCAATAAATCCATATTGTCAGAGTCGTTTTTTTGTGCGCCTGCGTAACGGGCACTATATACACCGGGTGCACCTTGCAGGGCTGTTACCAATAACCCCGTATCGTCTGCAAAACAGTTTTTTTGTGTATGCTTGTATATGGTTCGGGCTTTAATCAAAGCATTAGCCTCCAAAGTGGCTCCGTCTTCTATTATATCTTGCGTATAAGCTATATCGCTCAGCGATTTTACCGTAAAACCCTCACCCAACAGGGCATTAATTTCCTTTACCTTGTTTTGGTTATGCGATGCAAATATCAGTTCCATTAATGAATCATTTTTTTAATACCCAGGTTCCACAACTGTAATTTTTGTTCCTTGTTGGTTTCATATACCATTAGCTCATCAGCCTTTAATAAATGCGTGCTTCTTATATTGGCTATCTGGTGCAGTTGCATATTCCATTTTTCCTTTTCCATCCACTCATTGCAGCCCCAAACTATCATTTTAAGTGGTTTCAGGTTTACTATCAGGTTACTGATGGAAGCCCCGTCAGGTTGCTCGCTAATATTTACCAATGCCATTTCACTTAACTCCAGTTTTAAACCCGCCTGAATGATATTATTCAGTAAATTCAATTCCGTATCAGTTAATGCTTTATCAACCAATAAAACAAAGCGTTGTTGGTTATTCCCTTCATACTTGTATTGTATTGAATTTTGTTTTTCTTTGACCCCGAAATATTCATCGAATAATAACTCAATAAATGGGTTTTCGACTTTAATAAGTTCATTCATTATTTAAAAAAATTACAGATGACAACAAGCATCAAAATTAACAAAAACACACAAACAAGAATCAATCTTTGTGATTTTAATAATATAGAGTTCGGAAAAATATTCTCCGATCATATGTTTAGGGTTGATTATGAAAATGGTGCGTGGCAAACTGGCGAAATAATTCCTTACGGAGATATTAGTTTTTCACCTGCTTTATCGAGCCTGCATTATGGCCAAGCCATTTTTGAAGGTATGAAAGCTTTTAAAGATGAAAAAGGTAACCCGCAGTTATTCCGCCCCGATGCTAATTTTGAACGTTTTAATTTGTCAGCAGAAAGAATGGGTATGCCTACCATTCCCGAAGAACTTTTTATGGGTGGCTTAAACGAACTGGTAAAATTAGACAGAGATTGGATTCCTACCAAAGAAGGAAGCGCTTTGTACTTACGCCCGTTTATGTTTGCTACCGATGATTTTGTGGGTGTGCGCCCGAGCAATAATTACTCATTTATTATATTCTGTTGCCCCGTTAACAGCTATTACCCAAAACCAATTAAAGTAAAAGTAGAAGAAAAATATACCCGTGCTTTTGATGGCATGGCAGGTTCAGCCAAAGCAGCCGGAAACTACGGTATAAGCATGCGCCCAACCATTGAAGCTAAAAAAGAAGGTTTTGACCAGATTATTTGGACAGACGGACGCGAGCATAAATATGTAGAAGAGTCTGGTACCACCAATTTGTTTTTTGTGTTAAACGATAAAACAGTTATTACTCCCGCTTTAGACGGTAATATATTAAAAGGGGTAACCCGCGATAGTTGTATTAAGCTATTAAAAGCAGAAGGTTATACGGTAGAGGAAAGACATATTAGTATAGACGAAGTAGCTGCTGCTGCCCGTGCAGGTGAGTTAACCGATGCATTTGGAACCGGAACTGCTGCTTTAATTGCTAAAATTGAAACCATAGCTTACAAACAAGAGCGTTTTGAATTACCTGATCCAGCACAAAGAAAAGTATCTAACTGGTTGTACAAAACCTTAGGCGAAATTCAAACTTCGAAAATTGAAGATAAATACAACTGGATAGTTAAATGTAACTAAGTTTATATTTAAACAAGCTATAAACTAAAAAGGCTTCCGTACCAAGTACAGAAGCCTTTTCTAGTTAACCAAACCCAAACCTTATCTTATATATACTTTACTAACTTCTACTTTATTGTTGTTGTTAATTACTACCAAATACAAACCTTTTGGTAAATTGCTGGTATCAATATTTTTAATGTCTTCGTAGCTTTCAATGGTTGTTTTAGTAAATATATTACCATTTATATCTCTAATCTCCACATCGCTGTATGTATTGGTTTTGTTGCAAACCATAATGGCATTGTTATCAATACCCACCGAAACCTCGTTGGCTTTTTTAGTGATGCTTTCCTGGTATTGCTCATTGCTTACATCAAGCGTGTTTTCATATATAACTCCCGGTATATCAGTTCTGCCTGCCGGTAATATGGTAACAAACGCTTTTTTGCAAATGGTATCTACTTTCGGTCCTTTCGATACAATCATTTTTACATCATATATACCAACTCTGTCGTATACGTGTGCAGGGTTAATAGAAAACTCCATTTGTCCATCGCCAAAATCCCATCTAACCCAGTCGTATTTTTCAGGATTTTCAGTTACAAAATAAACGGTGGTTTTACCTTTAGCTACCATATTCCTGTTAGGAGTAAAGTTATGGTTTTGAGCTGAGGCATTTACTAATAAGCCAATCAAAAGTGCTGCGGTAAGGAATAATGTTTTCATAATTGTTGTTTTTAAAATTATGAACCTTTAACGCTGCCCGTTTTCAAAAAGTTACCGCAAAAAGGGGTAATTGTACGTAAACGGTTACAATGGAAAGATGAAGGGAAAAAGGAGCCTTGTTTTTCTTTAAAAAAAGAAGGTAACAAACAGGTAAAATAATTTTATGGAAGCATTTAGGGCCACTACAAAGGCATTTTTGGGTTATTGATA of Bacteroidota bacterium contains these proteins:
- the rdgB gene encoding RdgB/HAM1 family non-canonical purine NTP pyrophosphatase; the protein is MELIFASHNQNKVKEINALLGEGFTVKSLSDIAYTQDIIEDGATLEANALIKARTIYKHTQKNCFADDTGLLVTALQGAPGVYSARYAGAQKNDSDNMDLLLKNLATETDRSARFVTIIALIIEGKEFLFEGTLHGNIITEKIGSNGFGYDPVFMPVDQNRTLAQMELSEKNTISHRARAFDKMKTFLHQNYQTNTAL
- a CDS encoding DUF4296 domain-containing protein is translated as MIKLFYKYALIALVISISACAQTETKPSPFFDRKQMGDIITDVHLAEAKVNALVLSGDTLNKSMLAHYDFIYKKHNITEKAFKDNYNYYLENPVLLDSVYADVLVNCAQMQLAK
- a CDS encoding PKD domain-containing protein translates to MKTLFLTAALLIGLLVNASAQNHNFTPNRNMVAKGKTTVYFVTENPEKYDWVRWDFGDGQMEFSINPAHVYDRVGIYDVKMIVSKGPKVDTICKKAFVTILPAGRTDIPGVIYENTLDVSNEQYQESITKKANEVSVGIDNNAIMVCNKTNTYSDVEIRDINGNIFTKTTIESYEDIKNIDTSNLPKGLYLVVINNNNKVEVSKVYIR
- a CDS encoding branched-chain amino acid aminotransferase is translated as MTTSIKINKNTQTRINLCDFNNIEFGKIFSDHMFRVDYENGAWQTGEIIPYGDISFSPALSSLHYGQAIFEGMKAFKDEKGNPQLFRPDANFERFNLSAERMGMPTIPEELFMGGLNELVKLDRDWIPTKEGSALYLRPFMFATDDFVGVRPSNNYSFIIFCCPVNSYYPKPIKVKVEEKYTRAFDGMAGSAKAAGNYGISMRPTIEAKKEGFDQIIWTDGREHKYVEESGTTNLFFVLNDKTVITPALDGNILKGVTRDSCIKLLKAEGYTVEERHISIDEVAAAARAGELTDAFGTGTAALIAKIETIAYKQERFELPDPAQRKVSNWLYKTLGEIQTSKIEDKYNWIVKCN